The genomic interval GGAGGAGTCAATGGCTTTGGAGTGATGCGCTTCAATGTGGATGGGAGTCTTGATCAGACTTTCTCCGGTGATGGTATGACCTTGACGAACAGCTCTGATTTCCCTAATGTATTTACTACAGGAAAAGGAAAAGCAATCATGCTCAGTGATAGCAGTATTCTCTACTTTCCTATTGTACATACCAACGGCCAGAACAGACTGGGCCTTTTGAAATTCGATAGTCAGGGGAATTTGGATACCTCTATCGGCACTAATGGGCTCTTTGTTTCGGATTTCATAGTCGCGGATACACATTGGCAATCCATGGGTGTGGCCAAGACCTCGGATGATAAGGTATATGTGAGCACTTCTCCTACGACCGAGTATTCATTCTATCTCACTCGTTTTCTACCCACTGGAGAATTGGACTCCGCATATGCTACCAATGGCTCCAGCATTGTACCTATAGGGACCGCACAGGTAGCCGCAGGCCAAATAGAGCTACTTGACGATGGATCAACTTTCCAATATGGCTCGGCAGACTGGCACCTTGGTCATGCACGTATTGTGAAACGTGATGCAGATGGAAATATGATCACGTCTTTTGGAAACCAAGGAATAGCTAGTCCAGGTACTCCCCAATTTCATGTGTTGCTCGGTGCTCTACAAGTTGCCTCTGGGAGATTCATCGGTTGGGGAGGCGGTCAAGAAATGGCCTTCTTCAAGTTCGTGGCCGATCCTGAGACCGAACGCTTCTATGAGGCTGGAGAAGATCTCGCATCATGCTTAGGTGACACCCTGACCCTGGATGCTGGCCCTGGATATCTAGATTATGCATGGAGCAATGGGGTGGACAGCCAGCACACCCAAGTGACCTATACGGGTGACTATATCATCCAGATCATGGATACCCGGGAGTGCCACGATGAAGACACCATACATGTGGAATTCTATCCTCCTCCCCCTACTCCGAGCATTGAAGTCAACGATTATGTCCTCACCACTACCGCGAGCGGGATCCTTCAGTGGTATCTCGATGGGGAGATCATCCCCGGAGCTACAGGAAATACTCTTGAAGCTGAAGTGAGCGGAGACTATACCCTGGAGGTCACCGATGTGAACGGGTGTAGCACCGTATCTGCCACGGTGACTCTTACGGGGGTCGGTCTCAGTGACTCTCTAGTGAAACGCCTATCGGTATATCCCAATCCGAGTCAAGGCACCTTCTACATACAGAATTGGGTACAAGGAACGAAGCTGAACATCCTCAATTCTCTTGGACAGGTAGTGGCTTACGAGATCACACCGCAAGGCATGCTCACCATTGCGACAGAGCAATCTGGAATCTATATGCTATATCTAGCAGATGAAAAAGAAGTATCTACTATCCGCTTGATGCTAAGATGAACTATTCGACACTGATTTCAGAAACTGCGCAAGAGTGCTAATTTGCAAGGAAGAATGACCGTGTTATGATCGGACCCACAGTATCGTCCACACCCAGACCATGTTTCCAGGTATGGATGATCCTATGCTTGATCTTGATCACATGCGAGCCTGTACAAGCTCAAAACGACCCACAAGGTTCTGATACAGATACTGCGACCGATGAATTACAATATCGTATAGAAAGAATCAGTGAGCTCCGGTCAGAAGGAGATACCACCTATTATCAGGACATTCCCGATCTGATCGCTCAGGCAGAAGAAGTCGGTCGCAGTGACCTTTGGATACTCTCTCTACTCGAATACGGCCTGTACCATGAACTGAATGATCGACTGGAATCGGCCGACAGCCTGTATTCCCAGGCCTTGAACAGAGCAAAAGAGAAGAACCTCACACGATCGGTCGGTGAGGCCTACTTTTATATCGGAAATCGATATCGATTCTCCGGCAGTTACCAGAAAGCCCTATCATACTTCGACTCGGCCATGACCCGCTATCGGCAGGTAGGTGATAGCTCACAGATAGCCAGCGTGCTGTTCAGTCAAGGGGTCATCATGGACCACCTCGGTGACCTTCGATCCTCTACCGACCATTTCTATGCAGCCTTGGACATGGCTTCAGCAATCAAGGATTCCATCCGAATGGGAAATTGTCACAATAGCTTAGGTATACTGCACATACGTGCCAAAGATTATCCCACTGCCGAATCCCACTATCGAAAAGCACTCCATATCATGCAGCGTGAGCGCCAAATGAAGGACATGGGCAATATCACGGACAACATTGGTGAAGTCCTTCGTCTTCAAGGTGAATTGGATTCTGCTCTCATCTATGGTGAGAAGGCATTGGAGATTCGGAGGAGTATACAGGATCTATACGGCCTCACTCGGGGATTACAGAATGTATCTCTCACCCATATCGAACTCCAAGACTATGAGCAGGCCGAGGCCAGATTGCTGGAGGCAAAGAGCATTCTTGAAGAAAGAAATGATCCGCACGGACTGATCGGCACTCTGAATCGATTAGCTACCGTATATCAATATCAGGGCAACAGCGAGCGGTCTGTAGCCAGTGCAGAGCAAGCGCTACTTCTAGCTCAAATGACAGGTTCTAAATACTATGAGAAATCCGTCCAGAGAAACCTCTCACACATCTACGAACAGAACGGAAGGTATCGAGAAGCATTGAGCTACTATCAAGCCTATGACCATCTAAAGGACTCCTTGTTCAATTCTGAGAATCAGACTCATCTCGATGAATTAGAAACGCGCTACCGCAGCGCTGAAAAGGATAAGGAGCTGGCCCAACAGGCCTCTTCACTCGCCCTGAAGGACGCTGCCCTTAAAAGGAGGAATCTTTGGATCGCTCTCATCTCAGGACTTTCATTGCTTATCGTACTATCCCTTTGGTCCCGAAATCAATCCATTCAACAGAAAAGAAGACTAGAGAAGGCGGAGAAAGAACAGCTCTTGGCCGAACGTAAAATAGGCTATGCTGAGGCGATGCTCAATGGGCAAGAACGAGAACGAGGTCGCATCGCTAAAGATCTACATGATGGATTGGGAGCGCTACTTGCAACAGCCAAAATGCATCTAAGCCAAGTACAAGAAGGGATCGATCAATTGGAGAAGCTCAAAGTCAGCAAAAAGGCCGGTGAATTGCTGGATACGGCCTACGCAGAAGTCAGGCGTATATCTCACGATATGATGCCGGCCTCACTGGAGAAATTCGGACTCGAAGAGGCCCTACGCAGTTTGGTCAATAACCTGAAAAGCACGGGTATGGAGGCTCAGTTGGAGGGTACATTGGGTTCGAATCGACTACTCAAGGATCTGGAATTCGCCTTATACCGTATTGCTCAAGAGGCAGCCAACAATACGCTTAAATATGCAGAAGCAGGTCGTTTCACTCTCAGACTGGATAGAAGCACAGAAACAATCCAGATGCAGATCGAGGATGACGGCTTGGGATTCGATTCTGGAGACATCTCATCCACCGGATTGGGATTGGACAACATGCGCTCGCGAGCTGGATTCTTTGATGGACATGTAGATATCGAAAGTGTTCCCGGTCAAGGAACACGCATCACTGTGAGCATACCTTTGGAACATGGCTGAACCTATCCGAGTGTTGATCGTTGATGACCATGCCATGTTTGCAGATGGTATACGTGGATTGCTTGATACAGAGAGCGACATTCTGGTCAAGGCCATCGCACATACTGGAGAATCTGCCTTAAAACAACTCATAGAGCAGGAAGTGGATGTCGTACTGCTGGACATCAACCTACCCGATATGGATGGCATCCAAGTCTGTAAGCAGATCAAAGAAGCAGGTCATGTGTGTGCGGTCATCGGATTGAGCATGCATGAAGAAGAGGCTTTCATCACCCGGATGCTAGAGCAGGGGGCCATGGGATACTTGCTGAAAAGCGCAGACAAAGTAGAGCTCATCAATGCCATACGCGCTGTCCACAATAATGAATTCTACTATAGTAAACAGGTCACCCAGACCCTCATCGATGCCTTGATGGATCATCAAGGACGCTCAAGCCATGCCCAAGAGAAAGAGAGAAGGACAGTGGTGCTCAGTGAGCGTGAACAAGAGGTCCTGCAGCTCATTGCCGAGGAATGGACCACCGGTGAAATCGCTGAAAAACTCTCGATCTCACATCATACGGTAGAGACACATAGAAGGCATCTTCTAGAGAAACTGGATGCACGCAATACAGCCGGGATGATCCGGGCCGGATTTCAACAGGGGTTCTTGAAATAAGCTGTACAGGACTTACCGGAACACCTCCAAGCGCTCTGAATCCAGCCGTAGCAGGATGAAGATCATAGCGGTGAAATTCAAGAATGAACTTCCTCCATAACTGAAGAAGGGTAAGGGTATCCCGATGACCGGAGCCAGTCCGATGGCCATCCCGATGTTTATCAATACATGCAAGAAGATGATGCTCGCCACCGAATAGGCGAATATGCGCGTGAAGGCAGACCGCTGTCGCTCTGCCAAGTGGATGATGCGCAAGAGCAATCCCATGAATAGGATGATGACCGTAGTAGTACCCAGGAATCCCCACTCTTCTCCCACTGTACAAAAGATGAAATCCGTGCTCTGCATGGGGACGTACTTGTACTTGGTCAACACGCCATCGAGAAAGCCTTTACCAGCAAATCCTCCGCTGCCTATGGCGGTCTTGGACTGAATGACATTGTATCCGGCTCCGCTCGGATCCTCCTTATGACCGAATAATACATCTATACGAGTCTTGTGGTGAGGCTTCAGAAAACTATCTGAATGGTAGATGAAACTGATGGTCCAAACAGAGATCATCGAGACGATGAGGATCATGATCAGTCCTCTGATATTCTTCTTGCGGAATCGAGGTAATACGGCCTGCTTGATGATAAAGAAGACCAGCACTCCGATCAACAGGAATGATACAGTGAGGATCACTTCTCCCGAGATTACAAATCCTGCAATGGGTTCCCATTGGGTCTTGATCAAAAAGAGCGTGGATATAGCTACCATCAACAGGCCGATACCGATGAAGATGATGTTACCGATCAAGCCCTCGCGATAGAGCACGAGTAAGAAGGCCGAGAATACCAAGAGTGTACCCGCATCTGGCTGGAGTAGGATGAGTAATGCCGGCAGTCCGATGAGTCCGAAACTCACCAGCAAAGATGTGCGTGTAGGCGTCTTCTGCCCAATATCCGAGAGATAAGTGGAGATGACCAATGCCGTCCCGATCTTGGAGAATTCAGAGGGTTGTATACCGAATCCCCCAACACCGAACCAGGATTTCGCCCCATTGACCTCCCGACCGAACAGCAGCACCGCGATAAGTAGTAGGATGACCCCACCATATATGAAAATGGCATTTCTGCGATAGAATTCTCCACTGAATAGGAGCAGCGAGAATCCGGCTACCATTCCGAGGCATATCCAGATGAATTGCATACCATATTCCCTCGAAGTATCGAAGATATTCGGGTGTTCTGGGATATAGTTGGCCGCATAGATATTGATCCATCCGATCATGATCAAGGCCAGATACATGAGCAGCAGCGGCCTATCCAGACTTCCGATGAGTTCCCCTCTAGTTCTCATGCATCAAGTCCGCATTGAGTATACGATCCTCTACCCATTTCCTCTCAGTAGGCTGCTTGGTGAGGTAACGTTCTATCATAAGGCTGGTGATAGGTGCGGCCCAGGTGGAGCCGTAACCCACATTCTCTACATACACTGCAAGTGCGATCTGAGGATTATCCTTGGGGGCAAAGGCTATGAATATGGAATGGTCCTTACCATGTGGGTTCTGTGCTGTACCGGTCTTACCACATATGGCCGTATCGTCATATTTCACTCCCCGTCCGGTTCCTCGTTCTATCACTCCTTCCATGGCATCTACCACGATATCGAAATAAGCTTCATCTATGCCGGTATGGTTCACCTCGGTGTAGGTACTGTCACTCAGTGGACTACCGTCTATTTCTCTGATGATGTGCGGTGTGATGTACCAACCCCGATTGGCAATGGTCGCACACATATTGGCCATCTGCATAGGTGTCACACCTAGTTCACCTTGACCTATGCTGAGGGAGATGATGGTATGTGGATTCCAACGCCCTTGTCCGTAGTAGCGGTCATAATATGTATGAGGCGGTACAAAACCATCCACCTCTCCGGTCATGTCCGTCTGCAGCCGACTACCTAGTCCAAAGCGCATCACATATTCACGCCACTCCTTATAGCCTTCCTCTGTACTGGGATACGAATCGAGAATATCCTTGAAGACATTGCAGTAATATGCGTTGCACGAGGTAATGATAGAATAGTCCAGCTTAAGTGGAGACTTGTGACCATGACACCCCAACCTCCTGCTCCCGAAATAATACCCACCTCTGCAGGAATGATAGGTATCTGTATCTACCGCACCCACCTGTAGTCCGATGAGAGCATTGACCAATTTGAAGGTCGATCCCGGAGGGTATTTGGCCTGCATGGCCCGGTTGAACAGGGGTTTGAGTGTATCGTTCAATAATTTGGAATAGTTCTCACCTCTTACACGCCCGACCAAGAGGTTGGGGTCGAAATTGGGATTGTTGATCATAGCCAGGATCTCACCACTGGCAGGTTCGATGGCTACGATACTCCCTCGCTTGTTCTGCATCAAGCGCTCACCGTATTTCTGAAGGTCGATGTCCAGAGCCGAGGTGATGGTACGTCCAGCTACTGATGCCGTGTCATATCGTCCACCTTCGAACTTTCCACGCACATTGTTGTGGACATCCACGAGCATGATCTCGGTTCCCTTATTTCCACGCAGCACCTCTTCGTAGATGCTCTCCACCCCATTGGCCCCTATATAGTCACCGCTTCTGTAATAGCTATTATTCTCGATGATGCGACTATTGACCTCACTGATATAGCCGAGTGCATGGGCAGCTATCGAATCGGGATATGCCCGCATGCTCCTGACTTGACTGTAGAATCCCTTGAAGTCATTTATGTGCTCAGCGATGTTGACATACTCATCGGCAGGTATCTGCTTGACGATAGCGGATGCTTTGTGATAGCTATAGTCTTTGGCACGCTGAAGCCGGTCAGCTAATACGTCTTCTTTGATCCCAACCAAACGGCAGAATGCGGTCGTATCCAAGTCCTTGACCTCCCGAGGCACGACCATGAGATCATAGACCGCGATATTTCCTACGAGGAGCTTTCCTGTACGATCATAGATCACACCCCGTGAAGGATATTTGGTGACTGCCCTTTCTGTGATCTGTGCGGCCTTGTATTTCCAATTATCATCCAAGACCTGTAATTGGAACAGTCGGCCGATGAAAATCACCGCGATCAGCAGAAAGAGTGCGATGACCAATATGCGTCTGTCCTTGAGATTCATCGATCAGATCTTTCTACGAGTGAAGAGATATACAGTGACCACACTGACCAACAATGTCATAAGTGATGTACTTATTGCCTTGACAAGTGAGGATCCCAGCCCCGCTAGGCTGAAACTCTCCAGCAAGAAGATCCATAGACTATGGGTGAAGATCACCCCTGCGGCCAATCGGAGGAACCAGAAAAGTCCCATTCTACTGATAGTAGGTCTGTCGTTGATATCGTAATCATCTCTGGGTGTAAGGATCTGGATGAAGTATGGCCGAACAAATGCTGCGAGTACTGATGCCGAGGCATGCAAGCCAGGTGAATCATAGAACATGTCTACCCCCAGACCAAGGAAGAACGAAAGCAACATGGCCAATCCAGGTGCGATACGCAAGGGCAACATGACGATGAAGAGTACATAGAGATACACCTGTGCCCTTCCACCGACCAGCACCACGTTGCTCAGCAGGAGACCTTGTACCAGTATCAAACTGATAAATCGAATGACATTATTGATGACCTGTCTATTCATCCAAAGAAATTCCTGTAGTCAATGAATCCAGTTCTTGGCGATGGAGATCCTTGATGAGCAATACACGATTGAGCTTGGACATATCTACTGCTAGCTCTATATGCACATCGAAGAAATTACCCCCTTCATCCAATTCGACCCTGTCGACAATTCCTACCTCCAGACCTGCAGGAAAACTCGATCCCGAACCTCTGGTTATCACACGGTCTCCCACTTCGATGGTCGCATCGGTGGGAATCTCTCCCAGTTTGGCCATTCTGAAGTCATCTCCAGGCCAAGTCAGATAGCCGAAGTATCGAGAATCAGCAAATTGCACGGCCAATTGGAAATCGCTGTGTATCACGGGCATGACCAAGGCATAATTCTCCGTCACACGAATCACCCTTCCCACTACGGAAAGTTCGCTCAGCACACCCATCCCCGACTCGATTCCATGACGGGTTCCTTTGTTCAGGGTAACGTAGTTATTGAGTTTGCTTTTGGAGCTATTGATGACATCAGCATACTGAAAGGAGAAGCGCTTGATGAAAAGGGTATCATCTATCAGAGCATAGTTCTTGTCTACCTGTTCAAAGGCAATTCTGGACCGCTCGATCAATGAAAGGTTCTCTTGGCCCAGCTGATCATTCTCCTCTTGAAGATGGAAGTATCCTCTGAGATCTTCTCGCATATCGTAGAGTGAACCGGACACCTCATTGACCGAACTCAGGAACACTCCGCGCTGAAATACGCTTGTGCGGAATACCAGCGAGAGACAGATGACCTGAAAGAGGATGAAGATGAGGAGATTCTTATACGAATCCAGAAAACGGATGAAATCCCTCATGACTGTAGCCTATTAACCCGTCATCAAGAATTGGAACTTACCGATATTCTTGAGTGCGATCCCGGTCCCACGGGCCACCGCCTTGAGCGGATCATCTGCAACGTGTACAGGAAGCTTGGTCTTCAATGAGATACGTTTGTCGAGTCCGCGGAGCATGGAACCACCACCAGCCAAGTAGATTCCTGTGCGATAGATATCGGCCGAC from Flavobacteriales bacterium carries:
- the mrdA gene encoding penicillin-binding protein 2; amino-acid sequence: MNLKDRRILVIALFLLIAVIFIGRLFQLQVLDDNWKYKAAQITERAVTKYPSRGVIYDRTGKLLVGNIAVYDLMVVPREVKDLDTTAFCRLVGIKEDVLADRLQRAKDYSYHKASAIVKQIPADEYVNIAEHINDFKGFYSQVRSMRAYPDSIAAHALGYISEVNSRIIENNSYYRSGDYIGANGVESIYEEVLRGNKGTEIMLVDVHNNVRGKFEGGRYDTASVAGRTITSALDIDLQKYGERLMQNKRGSIVAIEPASGEILAMINNPNFDPNLLVGRVRGENYSKLLNDTLKPLFNRAMQAKYPPGSTFKLVNALIGLQVGAVDTDTYHSCRGGYYFGSRRLGCHGHKSPLKLDYSIITSCNAYYCNVFKDILDSYPSTEEGYKEWREYVMRFGLGSRLQTDMTGEVDGFVPPHTYYDRYYGQGRWNPHTIISLSIGQGELGVTPMQMANMCATIANRGWYITPHIIREIDGSPLSDSTYTEVNHTGIDEAYFDIVVDAMEGVIERGTGRGVKYDDTAICGKTGTAQNPHGKDHSIFIAFAPKDNPQIALAVYVENVGYGSTWAAPITSLMIERYLTKQPTERKWVEDRILNADLMHEN
- a CDS encoding T9SS type A sorting domain-containing protein codes for the protein TGYHKVPFTTISSGMFNAVFPAHDGKVIAVGQSQSNINGGVNGFGVMRFNVDGSLDQTFSGDGMTLTNSSDFPNVFTTGKGKAIMLSDSSILYFPIVHTNGQNRLGLLKFDSQGNLDTSIGTNGLFVSDFIVADTHWQSMGVAKTSDDKVYVSTSPTTEYSFYLTRFLPTGELDSAYATNGSSIVPIGTAQVAAGQIELLDDGSTFQYGSADWHLGHARIVKRDADGNMITSFGNQGIASPGTPQFHVLLGALQVASGRFIGWGGGQEMAFFKFVADPETERFYEAGEDLASCLGDTLTLDAGPGYLDYAWSNGVDSQHTQVTYTGDYIIQIMDTRECHDEDTIHVEFYPPPPTPSIEVNDYVLTTTASGILQWYLDGEIIPGATGNTLEAEVSGDYTLEVTDVNGCSTVSATVTLTGVGLSDSLVKRLSVYPNPSQGTFYIQNWVQGTKLNILNSLGQVVAYEITPQGMLTIATEQSGIYMLYLADEKEVSTIRLMLR
- a CDS encoding rod shape-determining protein RodA, with the protein product MRTRGELIGSLDRPLLLMYLALIMIGWINIYAANYIPEHPNIFDTSREYGMQFIWICLGMVAGFSLLLFSGEFYRRNAIFIYGGVILLLIAVLLFGREVNGAKSWFGVGGFGIQPSEFSKIGTALVISTYLSDIGQKTPTRTSLLVSFGLIGLPALLILLQPDAGTLLVFSAFLLVLYREGLIGNIIFIGIGLLMVAISTLFLIKTQWEPIAGFVISGEVILTVSFLLIGVLVFFIIKQAVLPRFRKKNIRGLIMILIVSMISVWTISFIYHSDSFLKPHHKTRIDVLFGHKEDPSGAGYNVIQSKTAIGSGGFAGKGFLDGVLTKYKYVPMQSTDFIFCTVGEEWGFLGTTTVIILFMGLLLRIIHLAERQRSAFTRIFAYSVASIIFLHVLINIGMAIGLAPVIGIPLPFFSYGGSSFLNFTAMIFILLRLDSERLEVFR
- a CDS encoding rod shape-determining protein MreD, which codes for MNRQVINNVIRFISLILVQGLLLSNVVLVGGRAQVYLYVLFIVMLPLRIAPGLAMLLSFFLGLGVDMFYDSPGLHASASVLAAFVRPYFIQILTPRDDYDINDRPTISRMGLFWFLRLAAGVIFTHSLWIFLLESFSLAGLGSSLVKAISTSLMTLLVSVVTVYLFTRRKI
- a CDS encoding response regulator transcription factor, yielding MAEPIRVLIVDDHAMFADGIRGLLDTESDILVKAIAHTGESALKQLIEQEVDVVLLDINLPDMDGIQVCKQIKEAGHVCAVIGLSMHEEEAFITRMLEQGAMGYLLKSADKVELINAIRAVHNNEFYYSKQVTQTLIDALMDHQGRSSHAQEKERRTVVLSEREQEVLQLIAEEWTTGEIAEKLSISHHTVETHRRHLLEKLDARNTAGMIRAGFQQGFLK
- the mreC gene encoding rod shape-determining protein MreC translates to MRDFIRFLDSYKNLLIFILFQVICLSLVFRTSVFQRGVFLSSVNEVSGSLYDMREDLRGYFHLQEENDQLGQENLSLIERSRIAFEQVDKNYALIDDTLFIKRFSFQYADVINSSKSKLNNYVTLNKGTRHGIESGMGVLSELSVVGRVIRVTENYALVMPVIHSDFQLAVQFADSRYFGYLTWPGDDFRMAKLGEIPTDATIEVGDRVITRGSGSSFPAGLEVGIVDRVELDEGGNFFDVHIELAVDMSKLNRVLLIKDLHRQELDSLTTGISLDE
- a CDS encoding sensor histidine kinase, which gives rise to MIGPTVSSTPRPCFQVWMILCLILITCEPVQAQNDPQGSDTDTATDELQYRIERISELRSEGDTTYYQDIPDLIAQAEEVGRSDLWILSLLEYGLYHELNDRLESADSLYSQALNRAKEKNLTRSVGEAYFYIGNRYRFSGSYQKALSYFDSAMTRYRQVGDSSQIASVLFSQGVIMDHLGDLRSSTDHFYAALDMASAIKDSIRMGNCHNSLGILHIRAKDYPTAESHYRKALHIMQRERQMKDMGNITDNIGEVLRLQGELDSALIYGEKALEIRRSIQDLYGLTRGLQNVSLTHIELQDYEQAEARLLEAKSILEERNDPHGLIGTLNRLATVYQYQGNSERSVASAEQALLLAQMTGSKYYEKSVQRNLSHIYEQNGRYREALSYYQAYDHLKDSLFNSENQTHLDELETRYRSAEKDKELAQQASSLALKDAALKRRNLWIALISGLSLLIVLSLWSRNQSIQQKRRLEKAEKEQLLAERKIGYAEAMLNGQERERGRIAKDLHDGLGALLATAKMHLSQVQEGIDQLEKLKVSKKAGELLDTAYAEVRRISHDMMPASLEKFGLEEALRSLVNNLKSTGMEAQLEGTLGSNRLLKDLEFALYRIAQEAANNTLKYAEAGRFTLRLDRSTETIQMQIEDDGLGFDSGDISSTGLGLDNMRSRAGFFDGHVDIESVPGQGTRITVSIPLEHG